Proteins from a genomic interval of Liolophura sinensis isolate JHLJ2023 chromosome 3, CUHK_Ljap_v2, whole genome shotgun sequence:
- the LOC135463878 gene encoding uncharacterized protein LOC135463878, translating into MGVTLERVQNKFACIIGELCSEPDILSQFAVWVDLRIAEYKAKGAISLDCSGTTPDPTWLKGLKQPKPVQSDPVLEGNDLLLASRNARHKHHGISNSARRVQPEPRDVQTNRDMASRARVIDGEYEISVKDEPSDCDRVFPVSLHSNNGSGHMGISHNNSSEQRLATGESSEALTGYLGSDVNRLSPTMLHSRKRSFSNAEERSISLAHSDAKTRRLSLASKNNFSAGHDSTQSLLSVIGVNNASVEPSSKEEGQLRGHNSGRMSDSTDPNQTVARGSDWRNGPETDTQWTKGPNVDVDVEGRHAPDVEVVEIMDHELDVVESVVAHREMMLRYAAEGRVPAMWAQGVDSSLGQQRVRWSSRMSLIKPRSTHKNTKCAVRTLRTWLTRYNDYREIETIPPPELDSYLVDFFSTIKRKNGSDYHPSSLNSLRKFLDFHLKENGYPHSITTSASFNKCQVAFRMKFIELSNLLSGKETRHIRDSSFSFENQTDISQAEDASSQGQALVDHQELDSGQDVHTTAGQQGLWPSDHNSEGDDTTLL; encoded by the exons ATGGGAGTGACATTGGAGAGAGTGCAGAACAAATTTGCTTGCATTATTGGAGAACTCTGCAGTGAACCGGATATCTTGTCACAGTTTGCTGTTTGGGTGGACTTGAGGATAGCAGAGTACAAAGCTAAAGGAGCAATATCATTAG ACTGCTCAGGAACAACTCCAGATCCAACATGGCTGAAGGGGTTGAAACAACCCAAACCTGTCCAATCAGATCCAGTGTTAGAGGGAAATGACCTTTTACTGGCCAGTAGAAATGCTAGACACAAACATCATGGCATCAGCAACTCAGCTCGACGTGTGCAACCTGAACCACGCGATGTCCAGACAAACAGGGACATGGCTAGCAGAGCGCGTGTCATTGACGGGGAGTATGAAATTTCTGTTAAAGACGAACCATCAGACTGTGACCGTGTTTTTCCAGTGAGTCTCCACTCGAACAATGGTAGTGGTCACATGGGTATATCTCACAACAACAGCTCAGAACAAAGACTGGCAACAGGGGAATCTTCTGAAGCACTCACTGGGTATTTGGGTTCCGATGTAAACAGACTTTCTCCAACAATGCTGCATTCCAGAAAACGATCATTTTCAAATGCAGAAGAGCGATCCATTTCACTAGCTCATTCTGATGCGAAAACAAGAAGACTGTCTTTAGCGTCGAAGAATAATTTTTCTGCTGGCCACGATTCAACACAGAGTTTGTTGTCAGTTATAGGAGTCAACAATGCAAGTGTTGAGCCATCATCAAAAGAGGAAGGTCAGCTAAGGGGGCATAACTCTGGCAGGATGTCAGATTCAACAGATCCTAATCAAACAG TTGCGCGAGGATCTGACTGGAGAAACGGACCTGAAACTGACACTCAGTGGACCAAAGGTCCGAACGTGGATGTGGATGTGGAAGGAAGACACGCACCAGATGTGGAAGTTGTGGAGATTATGgatcatgagctggacgtggTGGAGAGTGTGGTGGCACATAGGGAGATGATGTTAAGGTATGCAGCCGAGGGGCGTGTTCCTGCCATGTGGGCACAGGGCGTAGATTCGAGCCTAGGTCAGCAGAGAGTGAGGTGGTCATCACGGATGAGTCTGATCAAACCGCGCTCAACCCACAAGAACACTAAATGTGCCGTTAGAACACTGCGCACCTGGCTGACCAGGTACAATGATTATCGTGAAATCGAAACCATTCCCCCGCCCGAATTGGACTCTTACCTGGTGGATTTCTTCTCCACGATCAAGCGGAAAAATGGATCGGACTACCACCCAAGCTCGCTGAACTCATTACGGAAATTTCTGGACTTCCACCTGAAAGAGAACGGCTACCCTCATTCCATAACCACCTCAGCCAGCTTCAACAAATGCCAGGTGGCTTTTCGCATGAAGTTTATTGAACTCAGTAACCTACTTTCTGGCAAAGAGACCCGTCATATCAGAGACAGTTCGTTTAGTTTCGAAAATCAGACAGACATTAGCCAAGCTGAGGATGCTTCATCTCAGGGTCAAGCATTAGTTGATCATCAGGAACTGGACAGTGGTCAAGATGTTCATACAACTGCTGGTCAGCAAGGTCTTTGGCCATCTGATCATAACAGTGAGGGTGATGACACTACGTTGCTATGA